TAACCGAATACTTGAACATATATTGGTTGTTTCATTGTTGCAGAAGTATCACAATCGTTATACTTTAATTGCTCGAGCCCGTAGAGCAGAATGAATTCAGATAGGTGCCTTTGacgggccttaggtataggccttgggGCTTCTTATCAGAGTTAATTCTATACTCAAGCGTTCTGTGGGAATCGTGATATAACAGAAGTAAAACTAGAGAATAAAccaattacttgcgccccaagtaacttcagacttcttgttatcaaggattgtcgtggatgggttaagtccacatagggttctttttatgccttgagaccaaggacttttaattgaTCAATCTTGTCTGCCCGAatggttagaacttagaagtcttttaatcataaactgGCTAGCAATAACTTGGATgcagatggaaatatacatcatattactagatATATGAATGAaagacaaaaaaacaaaagaggtcgggcaaggctgatcgtcttgcaacttcctctctttgtgatttacaaagTGTTCGAATGCTAGAAGGGGAGATTGGAAGATGAGTTTATATGAGGGAATCGATATTACAACAAGATTtaaacagggtagcagagcttttacaaaagCTTTCTGGTGAAGGTTGATCTCGAAAAGGATGAAGACTggggggctgactacagcttcgtgaagacaaatctggtttgagcagagtttgtgcttgtatttgtttgtttgattgagtgtccttgtcgctgatttttcttcctccttttatagacgatttGGCTTGGCTGCCTGCAGTATTGATTTTGCCCGAATGTATCTGAAGGGCAGTgactcatcaactttttacttgtactgccattgtaaagtacttttgggctgattagctggctagtctacaccacttgacctCTAGGTAGGTGAGCAGGTGGTTTTAATGATCTGCACTTGGTCGGGAAACAAGCTCCTTCTTTCTTTTGGGCTTCGGCTGGGCCTTGGACTTTTCCTTCTTCTGAACCTTTTTTTGGGCTAACCCATTTTtaacccaaagttcaagtttatcccaaacagtgcccccttcaattaatattcaggctggaattccaggcaccaatattgattgaatatccGCATGCCTGTATACCTGCTATcggaacttgtgttttctagATGGGATGAATGCAATCTTGCATCTCTTGCTCTTCTCATGACTTTTGAGCTATCCTCTGAGGTTCCTATAAATTCTGGCTCAAAACTTCTCTTGTCCAGCTAACAGATCATTTTCAACCTTCTCTTTTATCACCCTCGGACGTTTCTGCCTTCTTAGTTTTCTTCTAAAATTGGAAAATAGGTTCCTCCGGATTCAATTAGGGTTTCCTAAAACTCCCTTTTTGTGAGAAAAAGGATTTTCATTAAATATCTActatctccaacacctttggtcagaCACCCCGCTATccccaacacctttggtcaggCGGTTTCCTCCTGAAGGCTTGCCCTCCTGCTCGTTGCTTTAATAAGTCGGGCTTCACCATCATATTTGGTGATGATCCTTATTGAGGGTCCTCTACCAAGCTCATCTTGGCCAcacaacccgatcacctgatCCTGACCAGGTTTTGTCCATGAAGATACCAGAAAACTAGTCGAGACACCAACACAATGTAGAAGGAATGAAACATGGCACATTGGGGCTTAATCCGATGTAATTTTTACCAATTCGTCGAAATGAATGAAGCATCATTTTAACAACTTTTATCTTTCTGTCTTCTTAAATGGTTGATGAATAGACTGCATTCCAACACCCCAACGCCTGCTTTatctttcatcttcttcaatataacaatccctaacatcccataatgtaaGACATTACTTTTTTAAGAATTTGACATTGATGGGATGTTTCTGCCAATTTCCTTCGAGGTCAGCTAAGTAACATCCTCCCTTGTCTAATACTTGACTAACAATAAAAGGACATTCCTATGTCGGGCTCCATTTCCCAAAGCCCCTAAGCTGAGCTCCTAGAGGAAGAACTGTCTTCCATACTAAATCTCTTTCCTTGAAAGACTTCGGTTTTACCTTcttgttataagctcgggcaacaacTCTCTTTCCTTCCTGAATCTGGTTCAAGGCCTCAATTCGGGCTACATCTAAATCTTCAATCCCTTGACACATAGCTTCTATGCACTCTTCACTGTGTAACCCGAATTGATTTTGAATCCTGACAGAACTTACATTGATCTCTATGGGAAGAACCGCATCTTGCTCGAATGTcaaagcataaggagttgtccTCGTTCCTGCCCTCTTAGAGGTTCGATATGCCCACAAAGTATTCCATAGCTTTTCATGCCACTTTTTCGGGCTATCTGTCGCCATCTTTTTTATAATGTTTATTAAAATCTTGTTGTTGGCCTTTGCTTGACCATTTGACTAAGGGTAGTAAGGACTGGACtgaatcatctttattttgtatttgtttgcaaattcttcaacttcttttgatataaaagatggcccacgaTCCGTGACTATGGTTTCGGGCACCCAAACCTGTGCAGAATCTTGGTCTCAATAAATTTCTTGACTGCAGCTGAAGTTATGGTCTTTACAGCTGaggcttctacccatttggtgaaataatcagttgccacaattatgaaagtATGCCCCTTGCTAGAATATGGATAAatctgcccgatgaagtccattgcccatcctctaaaGGGCCAAGGTTTAACCACTGGATTTAAAGGTACTAAAGGCACATGTTGGAGGGGTCCATGCCTTTGACATTCCTCATAGCCTCGAGCATAAGACTTGCAGTCTTTTTCTACGTCGGGCCAGAAATACTTATACCTTTTAATCAACTACCTCATCTTCGTTCCAGCTTGATGTGCCCCACATATCCCTTCATGTACCTCGGCCATTACTCTCATAGATTCCTCTTGGCCTAGACATTTCAGTAGTAGCCCATCCAGAGTTTTCCTTAGCAGGTTCTCCTCCCATAAGACATACTTAGTTGGTTGCTGTCTATTTTTCTTGCTTGTGGGTGAAGAAAGATCTTTCAAATGATGAATGATAGGCGATCTCCAATCTTCCATCTCGGTTTCTAGGACCATTACATCTAGACTGAATCCCCTTTCTAGGATAGAAGGAAGATTTCTTCTTTGAATCTCGACATCTACTCCATACCTTCTTTCCTGGATTGGTACTCCCGAGGCTATTTGCGCCATCTCATTGGTATCTAGATTAGATTCCctgggaacatgattaactgatACTTTAAAATCCCAATAGCTCAACAATTGTGTGGCCAAGTAATACCCAGCCAtggtgatatgtctgcacttgtATTCTCCGTTTAGCTGGTTTATCACTAACTTTGAATCATCAAATACCTCTACCTTCATTGCCCCCAGCTCTATCAAGATCTCCAAGCCAATTATTAAGGCTTTATACTCCGCCTGATTGTTGATATTCCTTTGGTAATCTAGAAGGAACGAGTAATAATGGTGAACCCCTTGGGGATTTATGATGACAATCCCTGCTCCAGAAGCCTTCTGAGTGTAAGAACCATCAAAATAAAGCTTCTAAGGAGTAATCCAAAGACCAGTTAccctttttatttcttgttgGACCCACTATTCTTCGCCCAAGATGCCTTTGCCTAGTGGGATCCAAACATTAATTACTTCCAGGATCCCTGGTATATTGACAATCTCATCTTGAGACTCTTGGTGCTCTGCTAAGAAGTCAGCAATTGCTTGGCCCTTGCCCGCCCTTTAGGGTACATATTGAAAGTTGAActctgataatgctagaatccacttcccaatccttcatgttagcattggttttgacaacatatactttatcacatctgttttggcgatgatgtgcacgtgacaaggtaacatgtaatggCTCAACTTACTAGCAGTGAAATACAGAGCTAGGCACAACTTCTCTATGGGGGagtatcttgtttctacctcagtcagaattctactgaggtaCTATACTGCTTGTTCCTTTCCGCCTTCATTGTTTTGGGCTAGTAAACTCCCGATTGATTTCTCTAAAGCAGAGATATATAGCTTtaagggttttcccctttgaggtggtaccaacactggtggagaagtcaaatagGCTTTGATGTTGTCAAAAGCCTTTTGGTGTGGTGGTCCTCATTTGAAactttctttatccttcattTTCAATAGAGGAGTCAACGGTTGAATCTTGCCCgctaaattggcaatgaatctccttaagaaattaattttgcctAGTAGTCTCTGAAGTTGCATCTTGTTGGTGGGTGGAAGTGACTCTATTATTGCCTGAGACTTGTTCTTGTCCActtctacacctctttgatgaaccaggaatcccaagaagttgcccgCTCTTACTCCAAACACGCACTTCTTTAGATTCATCTTGAGTTTATGGATCTTCATCCTTGTTAATGCTTGCCTGAGGTCTATCAGATGCTGCTCTTCTGTTTTAGATTTCACCACGATGTCATCGATGTACACCTCCATGTTATGGCCaatcaaatcatgaaaaatagCATTCATCGCCCTTTGGTAGGTTGCACCAGCATTCTTGAGCCCAAACGACATGACTAGATATTCATATACCCCCACATGACtgggacacctaaaagctgttttatgtatatcttcctgggccatctttatctgattatacctgacatttccatccataaaagataagactttatGTTTTGCTATTGCATTTATGGATAGATCAGCCATGGGCATGTGATATTCATCTTTTGGTGTGgcgccattaatatttctgAAATCAACGCAACATCGTACTGCATTTGTTATggcttttaaaacgggtacaatgttggccaaccactctaCATATTTGGCAGGTCTAACAAATCCAGCTTTCACTAgtctttcaatttcttctttgacctttttttctatttcctttgacatccttcgtggtgcttgcttaacaggtttatatccctccttgatgggcattctgtGTTTCACCAAGGTTGAATCTAAACCTAGCATCTCagtataatgccaagcaaaacaatctttaaattcttgtAGAAGATAAACAATCTTTGCCCCATCATTAGTTTCTAATAAGCCATTGATTTGTATAGGTCTTGGATCTTCTTCTGTCCCtagatcaataacttccaaAGGATCCTGAACTTTTGGTGGTAGCTTGTCAGGTTCTGTACACAAAAATTTGACTAACTTCGGGTTTTCGGGCAAGTCGTCTGGCCCATCCAAGTCATATATGCACTCGGCCATTCGTATGGCCACCTCCAATTCTTCTCCGTAAAGTTCTTCCTTGCTTTCATCCTGGCCGGTCGAAGTTCCTAGCTGCCATTCGTGCTCTTCTTTTCCTAAGAGCtccattttttgttttctttctctcccatacaccaacagtcttttgATTAGGGACTTGACTACCGTTACCTGAtcctttctcttttgttctGTCATTGATGGTATTGAGGTGTTGGGACGATACAGGGTCTATCCCATTCTTCTTTAGTGGGGTACATTCTTTGTTCTAagagcttttgggccgtcaccttggtagggcggtCGTTCTTATCTACTCCTGAACATTGCAGAATTCCTACATTGGGATCTTAGAAATTTTCTTCCGCTACATTGGCTGTAGGAAGAAATGGTCGTGATTCGGCCTCCACCATGTCCCAAAAGCCTGATTCCCCCGTTCCTGTTTCATGGTAAACGGCAACTTGTTGATGTAGAGTGGAGGGTATGGCAAGACTTTGGTGGATCCAGTCCCTTCCAAGTAATGCTCTATAGGTGGAAGTACaatccaccacaaagaatgccagcatGATTTGTTTGGATCCCAAGTCCACTTCTaaaggcaatatcccatgagttttGGTGATAGCACCCGAGAAGCTCGAAACTGTGACATCTGTAGGAATGGGATCTTCTACACCTTTCcctatcttcttcattttcttagCAGGCAATACGTTAACAGCTGCTCCACCATCAATCAAAACTCTTTTTAAGGGCACCCCCTCCAAATGAGCTGCAACATATATTGGCTTGAGATGGTTGGCTAGCAACATGTTTGGGCGGCTGAACACCATTTTATCAGTATAGATTCTTAATGGACCATTCTGGAACATCTTGGATGATTCAGCTTTTCCCAATTCTTCTTCTCCGACTACTTTAACGCTGACATGGGCCATCAATGGCTCTGCTGTCAAATAGTCACTTTCCATAGTGGCGGGCTGATCAGGTTCAGCACCAAACATGGCGGATAACACATACGTCATGTTGATAAGAAAGGTACTAGGCTATGGAAAGTCTTATTTCTTGCTCCTGATCTGTTCCATAAACTCATTTAACCAGGCCATCGCATCTTCTGGGAGTAATGATTTTGGTGCCCCTCTTGTTGATTTATGCCTGAATCTAGTATTTGCTTGGGAACTTTGCCAAAAGGATCCAATGATATAGAAGAGAGCTTTCTCTCAGGCGAAACAGTTCCTGGCATCATTAtcatatcttcttgagctctcctcaatATCCTGTACTTCCCAGGGTGTAGGCTTTGTGGTACATGGTTTCCTTCACCCTCTGTTTTGCTATTAAGCCCTCTGCACCTCTTTTTTACTCCTCTAGTTAAACTGACTACTTCCCCCAGATGGTGTTTTTTCAAACTTCTGATTCTTGGAGGCTTCAGAAGTCGCAAAAGTCTTTAAagaattcatgtaggctttaTGCTGCCTCTAGACCCTTCTGATCATAGAGGCTCCCATTTGTTCGGTGGGTTGTCCATTTTTCCcgactgatgcgaaatatataagcacacaaattaaaccctctttttgtcaattgtagtaaagaatgtaagtagggatcgttctaggccggggattaggagggattcctaaatcacttggaaactgacttggaaatgtaaaaacaaagtttaaaacactaaactagactcaaagaatgcaaaactatactttaaaatactaagataaacaaaaagattcaaaacagcaaataaacactcaaaactgccttaaaaacactttctgggcagttttgaacacctaacactaaattcgacgaaattgggttatgacttgactcaagacacttaaaaacacaaactaaagtgattactgactaatctaacattttgaaataaatgggagattggttcttgacgaatttgaaaacaaaacaaactttgtaaaacaaaacagattgtaaatgaatttgaatgaaacttatggatggaaggctagctaggaggttcttctccacacatgtcacacttgcatacaaaacgatttccagttgtttttcgataaactatgaatactcaacgccccaaattaactgtgaattgcactaattaaccctcagtttttccacaagttattaggtttgatgattgcatacgacaacccaaaacattccctacaagttccctacatgaattacataatagagatacaagcaagaatcattaagttctatgaaaaacataagcattgacgaggcactcgttactatgatttgcatgaaacttatgccaagaatttacttaacgtgattgtgactagcaacctttactacttgtgaatataagttcataacgattaggtgaaactcccttatattctagcgtcaaattcatgcatgaaaattaagcgtgcactctcaaccaacatacacaaatcagtttttatacgaacggataagtaaattgaattcacaacttatgaatcacaacttgatgtaatcaaatcatattgtaagcatgaacatagtttcgaatcaccccctaactaagaggggtttagttcctcatactcacaaagcaaagatgcataaatttagacattaaaatcaaggaaagaaaacacctaaaatgctccaacttggacaacaggtgcatcaatggatctcccttcctccttgctgcggcatgaagcttgtggacaggttttgggtggtttttatggtgtagaatggatggggaatggtatggaaatgtttagggttgatgggtggtgtggctaggggtgatttttggCTGAATTTGGAGAGAATGGTGGTGAGAACTCACGGCAAGGACTAGGAAGAAAATCTGTTCTTTTTGATAAATATGGgagatggtatttataggcttgagagaggaccactccatttcctttgcatgtgcagcttgtatgggtgtgagttgtcatgtttcccctttacatttatacacacatgcttcatcatttcaaccacaaaacacaccaattTTCTGCCATGCCTTGTGCTTTTCTTCCACTTTGCATGTGGTTTTGCTGCCATGTTTCTTTGCTTTGCCAATACACTTGCATACAtacatgttctttgcatcatttcaaccacaaaacacacacattttctgccatgtatctcctttacatttatacacacatgcttcatcatttcaaccacaaaacacaccaattttctgcccatgccgtgaGTGTCCcattcactttgcatgtgggtgtctttgcatgtgttttgtggcagaaatgtTGTGTAATGATGAGGAGTTGTTGCTGCAACAAAGGGTTTATTAAAAGggataaaggaaataaaaccctaggttaactaggtaaacagaaattaagtctaaggcttctagaaataggaaataaaatcagaaacttaagggaaattgaCTAAAAAGTGCGGCTAGGGTATGGAACATAAaaggaaagtgttttaatgCAAGAGATTAGGAAagaaccctctcccttgcacggcaaggaagaggaaaggtcaAGGGATGTGGCTGTGATGTAGGCAAGGTTTAGGGAAAGGTTTAAATGTCCTAAAATTGAAGGGAAAGTAGATCCCTTGTACGGCAAGGGAATGGAGAAttgggaaaggtgcggcaaaggtcccTAAGAGTTCTAGGgcctttgtttcttcaagtcttcaattaggaatccttatttcttcaagtcttcaattcacccattccttttgctccaaacgctccaaattacatcattttgcacactttgGCCTTAGAATCTGACAACacacaaaagtaactttaaacactTAAATAACTAAAGCAACACAAC
This genomic interval from Malus domestica chromosome 05, GDT2T_hap1 contains the following:
- the LOC139196197 gene encoding uncharacterized protein produces the protein MELLGKEEHEWQLGTSTGQDESKEELYGEELEVAIRMAECIYDLDGPDDLPENPKLVKFLCTEPDKLPPKVQDPLEVIDLGTEEDPRPIQINGLLETNDGAKIVYLLQEFKDCFAWHYTEMLGLDSTLVKHRMPIKEGYKPVKQAPRRMSKEIEKKVKEEIERLVKAGFVRPAKYVEWLANIVPVLKAITNAVRCCVDFRNINGATPKDEYHMPMADLSINAIAKHKVLSFMDGNVRYNQIKMAQEDIHKTAFRCPSHVGVYEYLVMSFGLKNAGATYQRAMNAIFHDLIGHNMEVYIDDIVVKSKTEEQHLIDLRQALTRMKIHKLKMNLKKCVFGVRAGNFLGFLVHQRGVEVDKNKSQKASGAGIVIINPQGVHHYYSFLLDYQRNINNQAEYKALIIGLEILIELGAMKVEVFDDSKLVINQLNGEYKCRHITMAGYYLATQLLSYWDFKVSVNHVPRESNLDTNEMAQIASGVPIQERRYGVDVEIQRRNLPSILERGFSLDVMVLETEMEDWRSPIIHHLKDLSSPTSKKNRQQPTKYVLWEENLLRKTLDGLLLKCLGQEESMRVMAEVHEGICGAHQAGTKMRGWAMDFIGQIYPYSSKGHTFIIVATDYFTKWVEASAVKTITSAAVKKFIETKILHRFGCPKP